The nucleotide sequence GCCTTTGGAGGCATTATCATCCTACTTCTTTGTGCCTTTTATTTTGCTAGCCTAAAAGTGGCCATCATTGTTTTTGTCAATATTATATTTTTCTACTTTACCGCCCCGGTTGCCGCTCACATGATTGCGAGGTCCGCATATATCAATCGCGTCAAGCAATGGAAGGGAAGTAAAGCCGATGAACTTAAGGGTAACATCACCCTAAAACATCATCATGACGATTAAAATAATCTCTCTCTGAACACAAGATTCAACTACTTATCGTCGCTTCAATTTCAAGTATTAATCATCACTTTGTCAGTGGCTTCAAAAAACAATACTCTTACTTAGAGTAAGCCCAATTGATCAAGTCACGTAATCCGCAAAAAATATTGGACTAATTTCCTTTCAAAAAGCTACTTTCTTTAGATTT is from Lentisphaera profundi and encodes:
- the mnhG gene encoding monovalent cation/H(+) antiporter subunit G, which produces MSLLLSIILIIGAAFTTIAAIGLIRFPDFYTRMHAATKAGAFGGIIILLLCAFYFASLKVAIIVFVNIIFFYFTAPVAAHMIARSAYINRVKQWKGSKADELKGNITLKHHHDD